In Chryseobacterium lactis, a single genomic region encodes these proteins:
- a CDS encoding leucine-rich repeat domain-containing protein, whose product MKYEEEPDGLYGNLKDYWEMVPTHHTPVYSVDKEIPDTTSVKVLTISKNHQNWKRIFDCPHLEELNLDQPSNEQVQAISELKHIKRLRIKSLRVKNLEFIKTMIHLEEVALEYVSGFSDLSPLQYLPVLQSLHLENLRKVSDFDGLRGIENLRYLLITGTLDWKQPIDSFPFLEELPDLEILTLVSIMNKTPFPAFNSVLKLKKIKELRIGIGTLDTAEYALLETALPHAKKGFEGELSWPLYSNKDHPDKGYVSLLGRGEGRIKLGSPTAVDKIKAYTEKYDEYIRKSREIIANY is encoded by the coding sequence ATGAAGTATGAAGAAGAGCCGGACGGCCTTTATGGTAATTTAAAAGACTATTGGGAAATGGTACCAACTCACCATACACCGGTTTATTCCGTAGATAAGGAAATTCCAGATACTACGTCGGTTAAGGTTTTAACAATAAGCAAAAACCATCAAAACTGGAAAAGAATATTTGATTGTCCTCATCTTGAAGAATTAAACTTGGATCAGCCGAGTAATGAGCAGGTTCAAGCGATCAGTGAATTAAAGCATATTAAAAGATTAAGAATTAAATCATTACGTGTTAAAAATTTGGAGTTTATAAAAACGATGATTCATTTGGAGGAAGTTGCACTTGAATATGTCTCCGGGTTTTCTGATCTTTCTCCACTGCAATACCTCCCGGTTTTACAATCCCTTCATCTCGAAAACTTAAGAAAAGTATCCGATTTTGATGGTCTGCGGGGAATTGAAAATTTGAGATATCTGCTTATTACCGGAACATTAGACTGGAAACAGCCTATTGATAGTTTTCCATTTCTGGAAGAACTTCCTGATCTTGAAATTCTGACCCTGGTATCGATCATGAATAAAACTCCTTTTCCTGCTTTTAATTCCGTTTTAAAATTAAAAAAAATTAAAGAATTACGAATTGGGATCGGAACACTGGATACTGCAGAATATGCATTGCTGGAGACCGCATTGCCTCATGCAAAGAAAGGCTTTGAAGGTGAATTGTCCTGGCCTCTCTATAGTAATAAAGACCATCCTGATAAAGGCTATGTAAGTCTGCTTGGCAGAGGAGAAGGAAGAATAAAGCTCGGAAGTCCCACTGCCGTGGATAAGATCAAAGCGTATACGGAGAAATATGATGAGTACATCCGAAAGTCCAGAGAAATCATCGCGAATTATTAG
- a CDS encoding DEAD/DEAH box helicase, translated as MAEYILENINISTLSVYDLLKHTSESPFIGMKDFHEIYPVTIENNTGIFTKKSSLSEFPIITISRIGNSLLCSCTCDHSKAELCSHQTEIIHSVIEEKNYRIFFDDSLRRKILFPKAKAYGLENEPDLDAYFHLEYSDGKLDIVPSIKEMFPIDDLTLQRELLPQHPSKLDKLAASETDKKQILVIGKHRYYNHLIFSLMEAEMTQAGKIKNPITSVDSMDLIWKAEKPSEIKFYTAILAFQNNYNEDYNAAELEALKLIVQNPLHLKSYYHDLEIAESVSAKSLVPVEINTLDAEVQLSVFKKDPFYEIRGELQFDDLSVPFKNVILRNEYFVCNRNTFSFVDDPDLLRIIKFFKANNEILLVHASKYEDFMQNILSVLEERIHINYSYIQPATEVQLEDKKYKTEKVVYLRQQDNYIGITPVMKYGEVEVPVYSRKQIFDTDQNGNIFKIERNEAAEARFTSLIMQQHPDFEEQMDGYQYFYLHRDKFLDNNWFLEAFEIWRSEGVIILGFSELKNNKLNAHRAKINIQITSGLDWFNAKLKVNFGQKEATLKQLHRAIRNKSKFVQLDDGSLGILPEEWINKITAYFQAGEIDEELLKIPKINFTEISSLFDKEILSKEIQDELTSYTAQFSSVKDIPEVSIPAELKAELRDYQHDGLNWLNFLDTFNFGGCLADDMGLGKTLQIIAFILSQREKRGFATHLVVVPTSLLFNWQEEIKKFAPSIKVLLHYGANRQKNISHFSDYEVVITSYGMILSDVRFLKTFNFSYIFLDESQIIKNPNSERYKAVRLLQSRNRIVLTGTPVENSTFDLYSQLSFACPGLLGSKQYFKDIYAIPIDKFEYSKRAVELQQKIKPFILRRTKKQVAKELPEKTETVIYCEMNAEQRRIYDAYETELREFIAANDDELNKNSMHVLTGLTRLRQICNSPVLLKEGYSGEHSVKIEILMEQILGKSKDHKILVFSQFVGMLDLIKAELESHKISFEYLTGQTKNRGEKVNNFQENDDIRVFLISLKAGGVGLNLTEADYIYLVDPWWNPATENQAIDRSYRIGQTKNVIAVRMICSNTVEEKILTLQNKKKQLAQNLLTTDKTKLQGLSKQDLLEILESD; from the coding sequence ATGGCCGAATATATTCTTGAAAACATCAATATCAGTACACTTTCCGTATATGACCTTTTGAAGCATACTTCAGAAAGTCCCTTTATTGGGATGAAAGATTTTCATGAAATTTATCCTGTTACCATCGAAAACAATACCGGGATATTCACAAAAAAATCATCTCTTTCTGAATTTCCCATCATTACCATCAGCAGGATAGGAAATTCTCTGTTGTGTTCCTGTACCTGCGATCACTCTAAGGCTGAGCTTTGCTCCCATCAGACAGAAATTATCCATTCTGTAATCGAAGAAAAAAATTATCGTATTTTCTTTGATGATAGTCTCAGAAGAAAAATATTGTTTCCAAAGGCTAAAGCATATGGTTTAGAAAACGAACCTGATCTTGATGCTTATTTTCACCTGGAATATTCTGATGGGAAGCTTGATATCGTACCCAGCATCAAAGAAATGTTTCCTATAGATGACCTGACGCTTCAAAGAGAACTTTTGCCCCAACATCCTTCCAAACTGGATAAACTAGCTGCATCAGAAACGGACAAAAAACAAATATTGGTCATCGGTAAGCACCGTTACTACAATCATTTGATATTTTCCCTGATGGAAGCAGAAATGACACAAGCAGGAAAAATTAAAAATCCGATCACCTCTGTTGATTCAATGGATCTCATCTGGAAGGCAGAAAAGCCTTCGGAAATAAAATTCTATACTGCGATTTTAGCATTCCAGAACAATTATAACGAAGATTATAATGCTGCAGAACTTGAAGCTTTAAAGCTTATTGTACAGAATCCGCTTCATCTGAAATCGTATTATCACGACCTGGAAATCGCAGAATCTGTTTCGGCAAAGTCTCTTGTCCCAGTTGAAATTAATACTTTAGATGCCGAGGTTCAATTATCTGTATTTAAGAAAGATCCTTTTTATGAAATAAGAGGAGAACTGCAATTTGATGACCTTTCTGTTCCGTTTAAGAACGTCATACTCAGAAATGAATACTTTGTCTGTAACCGTAACACATTCAGCTTTGTAGACGATCCGGATCTATTAAGAATCATCAAATTTTTTAAAGCCAATAATGAAATTTTGCTCGTTCATGCATCAAAATACGAGGATTTCATGCAGAATATCCTATCTGTCCTTGAAGAACGTATACACATAAATTACAGCTACATACAACCTGCAACGGAAGTACAGCTTGAAGATAAAAAATATAAGACAGAAAAGGTAGTTTACCTACGCCAACAGGACAATTACATCGGGATCACCCCTGTCATGAAATACGGAGAGGTTGAAGTCCCGGTCTATTCCAGGAAGCAGATATTTGATACGGACCAAAATGGAAATATATTCAAGATCGAGAGGAATGAAGCTGCAGAGGCACGTTTTACCTCTTTAATTATGCAGCAACATCCGGATTTTGAGGAACAGATGGATGGATATCAATATTTTTATCTTCACAGAGATAAGTTCCTGGATAACAACTGGTTTCTTGAAGCATTTGAAATATGGCGAAGTGAAGGAGTGATTATTCTTGGCTTTAGTGAACTTAAGAATAATAAACTCAATGCCCACCGTGCAAAGATCAACATCCAGATTACCAGCGGACTGGATTGGTTTAATGCTAAGCTGAAAGTCAATTTTGGTCAAAAAGAAGCCACCCTGAAACAGCTTCACAGAGCAATCCGTAATAAAAGTAAATTCGTTCAACTGGATGATGGAAGTCTGGGAATCCTTCCTGAAGAATGGATCAACAAAATCACGGCTTATTTTCAGGCAGGAGAAATTGATGAAGAATTACTTAAAATTCCCAAAATCAATTTCACAGAAATATCTTCGCTTTTCGATAAAGAAATCCTGAGTAAGGAAATTCAGGATGAACTCACCTCTTATACAGCGCAGTTTTCATCCGTTAAAGACATTCCTGAAGTGAGCATTCCTGCTGAGTTAAAAGCCGAATTAAGAGATTACCAGCATGATGGACTGAACTGGTTGAATTTCCTTGACACCTTCAATTTCGGAGGCTGCCTGGCAGATGATATGGGACTTGGAAAAACGCTTCAGATTATCGCTTTCATTCTGTCACAGAGAGAGAAACGAGGTTTCGCAACCCATCTTGTTGTGGTTCCTACTTCCCTTCTTTTCAACTGGCAGGAAGAGATTAAAAAATTTGCTCCTTCCATAAAAGTCCTGCTGCATTATGGTGCCAACAGACAAAAAAACATTAGTCATTTTTCTGATTATGAAGTTGTTATTACAAGTTATGGAATGATCCTTTCCGATGTCCGTTTTCTGAAAACATTCAATTTCAGTTATATTTTTCTTGACGAATCCCAAATTATCAAGAATCCGAATTCCGAAAGGTATAAAGCTGTACGCCTCCTGCAATCCAGAAATAGAATTGTACTGACCGGAACTCCCGTCGAAAACAGTACTTTCGACCTGTACAGCCAGCTTTCTTTTGCCTGTCCCGGATTACTGGGAAGTAAACAATACTTCAAGGATATCTACGCAATACCTATTGATAAATTCGAATATAGTAAACGTGCTGTAGAACTTCAGCAGAAAATAAAACCATTCATTCTCCGAAGAACCAAGAAACAGGTTGCCAAAGAGCTTCCGGAAAAAACGGAAACAGTAATTTACTGTGAAATGAATGCTGAACAACGCCGGATATATGATGCTTACGAAACGGAACTTCGCGAATTTATCGCAGCAAATGATGATGAGCTCAACAAAAACAGCATGCACGTGCTTACGGGACTTACCAGACTTAGACAGATCTGCAACTCTCCCGTTCTACTGAAAGAAGGTTATTCCGGTGAACATTCGGTTAAAATTGAGATTCTGATGGAACAGATTCTCGGTAAATCAAAGGATCATAAAATTCTTGTATTTTCGCAGTTTGTCGGGATGCTTGATCTTATAAAGGCTGAACTAGAGAGTCATAAAATATCATTTGAGTACCTTACCGGACAAACCAAAAATCGGGGCGAAAAAGTCAACAATTTTCAGGAAAACGATGATATCCGGGTATTTTTAATTAGTTTAAAAGCCGGCGGTGTGGGATTAAATCTTACAGAAGCTGATTATATTTATCTGGTAGATCCATGGTGGAATCCTGCTACTGAAAATCAAGCGATCGACCGAAGCTACCGGATAGGACAAACTAAAAATGTGATTGCAGTGCGCATGATTTGTTCCAATACGGTGGAAGAAAAAATACTGACCCTTCAGAACAAGAAAAAGCAACTAGCTCAAAATCTGCTTACCACAGATAAAACAAAGCTCCAGGGTCTCTCAAAACAAGACCTTTTAGAAATCCTGGAATCAGATTAA
- a CDS encoding SDR family oxidoreductase, which translates to MKTIFITGASTGLGKATAQLFQSKGWKVIATMRNPEAGAELAALENVMVLPLDVTDLNQIQTTVHKALESGDIDVVFNNAGYGLIGPLEALTDEQIVKQVNTNLLGVLRATQAFIPYFREKGNGTFISTTSIGGLIAFPLGSTYHATKWALEGWSESLAFELNKFGIKVKTVSPGGIKTDFVSRSLDSASSPAYEEMTNSLFSKMEGMMDAASTPEQIAEVVYEAAMDGKKQLRYVAGEDAKALYAQRIELGDEAFREQFGQQFI; encoded by the coding sequence ATGAAAACAATTTTTATAACAGGTGCTTCAACAGGATTAGGAAAAGCAACTGCCCAATTATTTCAAAGCAAAGGATGGAAAGTAATTGCAACAATGAGAAATCCTGAGGCAGGAGCAGAACTTGCTGCCTTAGAAAATGTGATGGTACTTCCGCTGGATGTAACAGATCTTAACCAAATACAGACGACAGTTCATAAAGCCCTTGAATCGGGTGATATAGATGTTGTGTTTAACAATGCCGGATATGGTCTAATCGGACCTTTGGAAGCATTAACAGATGAGCAGATCGTAAAACAGGTTAATACCAATTTATTGGGAGTACTTCGGGCTACACAGGCATTTATTCCTTATTTCAGAGAAAAAGGAAATGGAACTTTTATATCAACCACTTCAATCGGAGGATTGATTGCATTTCCTTTGGGATCTACTTACCACGCTACAAAATGGGCATTGGAAGGATGGAGTGAAAGTCTGGCTTTTGAGCTTAATAAGTTCGGAATCAAAGTGAAAACTGTATCACCGGGAGGAATCAAAACTGATTTTGTAAGCCGTTCTCTGGATTCTGCATCAAGTCCTGCTTACGAAGAGATGACCAATTCTCTGTTCTCGAAAATGGAAGGAATGATGGATGCTGCCTCTACGCCGGAACAGATTGCAGAAGTGGTATATGAAGCTGCTATGGACGGTAAAAAACAGTTGAGATATGTAGCGGGTGAAGATGCCAAAGCATTGTATGCTCAACGTATTGAATTGGGTGATGAGGCTTTCAGAGAACAGTTTGGCCAGCAATTTATTTAA
- a CDS encoding T9SS type A sorting domain-containing protein gives MKRITTLSTVILASLMDAQYCMPSFQYGADSNMITNVTFGNINNTSPFQSGSTTTYEDFTSLSTDLQAGNNYTISVKGPSGTFPSDVKVFIDFNRNGSFDDAGESFYIGRLEAATPANAFTINGTIAVPANAASGKTRMRVLKNSNVNAYSDPNAASSINTACDTGLRAGQAEDYTVMISGNNAVFPFPYCGSENITSLTVSEISKVEFAGITNDSSINGGSDVIEDFTGTVFNVSRGNEYPITVTGGTHGQTTVSAYAYIDFNHNNVFDTDEIFNLGYLDNSDPVSGQQSGITSAPIMIPVNAMLGNTRFRLVKAYESNSWMGILQNLPCPSGWFIGQAEDYTINIQPENLSTREVSKSSSVGIYPNPTTGSLTIKALKGLEKYEIYNISGQKLLEGNSNTISLDHFTSGTYLIKILTKDKQIQTEKIIKK, from the coding sequence ATGAAAAGAATAACTACTCTTTCTACTGTCATTTTGGCGTCATTAATGGATGCGCAATACTGTATGCCTTCCTTTCAATATGGTGCAGACAGCAACATGATTACCAATGTCACTTTTGGAAATATTAATAATACCTCACCGTTTCAGTCGGGGTCAACTACTACTTACGAAGATTTTACATCACTGTCAACAGACCTGCAGGCGGGAAATAATTATACAATTTCCGTAAAAGGGCCTTCCGGAACATTTCCGAGTGATGTAAAGGTTTTTATAGACTTTAACCGAAACGGAAGCTTTGATGATGCAGGAGAGAGTTTTTATATAGGAAGGCTCGAGGCAGCTACACCGGCAAATGCCTTTACCATCAACGGAACCATTGCAGTACCTGCCAATGCAGCCTCTGGAAAAACAAGAATGAGAGTTCTTAAAAATTCCAATGTTAATGCCTATTCGGATCCTAATGCTGCAAGCTCAATCAACACGGCCTGCGATACAGGTTTAAGAGCAGGGCAGGCTGAAGATTATACGGTTATGATTTCAGGAAACAATGCCGTTTTTCCATTTCCTTATTGCGGATCTGAAAATATAACCAGTCTTACGGTAAGCGAGATCAGTAAAGTGGAATTTGCAGGAATTACAAATGATAGTTCTATTAACGGTGGCTCAGATGTGATTGAAGACTTTACAGGGACTGTTTTTAACGTCAGCAGAGGAAACGAGTATCCCATTACCGTTACAGGCGGTACTCATGGTCAAACAACGGTCTCAGCATATGCTTATATCGATTTTAATCATAATAATGTGTTTGATACTGACGAGATCTTTAATCTTGGATATTTGGACAATTCTGATCCTGTTTCGGGACAGCAATCCGGTATTACATCAGCTCCTATCATGATTCCTGTGAATGCAATGCTTGGAAATACCCGTTTCAGATTGGTAAAAGCGTATGAATCAAATTCGTGGATGGGAATATTGCAAAACTTACCATGTCCTTCCGGATGGTTTATCGGTCAGGCAGAAGATTACACAATCAATATCCAGCCGGAAAATCTTTCAACAAGAGAAGTGTCTAAAAGTTCGTCAGTTGGAATTTATCCGAATCCGACTACCGGCTCGTTAACTATCAAGGCGTTAAAAGGGCTGGAGAAGTATGAGATTTACAATATTTCAGGACAAAAACTACTGGAAGGGAATTCCAATACAATTTCTTTAGATCATTTTACTTCTGGAACTTATCTGATTAAGATCCTGACAAAAGACAAACAAATTCAAACAGAAAAAATTATTAAAAAATAA
- a CDS encoding aminotransferase class I/II-fold pyridoxal phosphate-dependent enzyme, protein MKRINSFTHYSFFTEMSELAQRHGSFDLSLGLPDFDIDERLRLFLKESADLDTHHYEPLSGNPLLIENIIRFNAKRENSIFLTRQEVTVVPCATFALHTALKSVLNQGDEVIIIQPSYYTYAPSVVMNGGVPVYCDLDDNFLINWENLESCISEKTKAIIINSPQNPTGKIWKQSDWNTLYELIKNQEIYLISEEIYDMYCYDGVEHYSSFIHPGLKDRTFCIFSFGKMFHTSGWKVSYMLASKDLTSLFQCHQQYISYSANAPAQYALARYLEVFDPSVNKEMMQRKRNIFNELIKDTPLEVEQQAEGSVFQIVNFRNISKTMTDVEFSKWLTIEKKVACLPLSAFYNERQDSDYIRFSFAKKDELIIQALEHLRKNL, encoded by the coding sequence ATGAAAAGAATAAACAGTTTTACTCATTATTCCTTTTTTACGGAAATGTCTGAGCTGGCCCAAAGGCATGGGAGCTTTGATCTGTCTTTAGGTCTTCCGGATTTTGATATTGATGAAAGACTGAGATTGTTTTTAAAAGAGTCTGCGGATCTTGATACCCACCATTATGAACCTCTTTCCGGCAATCCGTTATTGATAGAAAATATTATCAGATTTAATGCAAAAAGAGAAAACAGCATCTTCCTTACCAGGCAAGAAGTGACAGTGGTTCCCTGTGCAACTTTTGCTTTACATACGGCACTTAAATCAGTTTTAAATCAAGGAGATGAAGTGATCATCATACAACCTTCCTATTATACTTATGCTCCATCAGTCGTGATGAATGGTGGGGTTCCGGTGTATTGTGATCTTGATGATAACTTTCTTATCAATTGGGAAAATTTAGAAAGCTGTATCTCTGAAAAGACAAAGGCTATTATTATCAATTCTCCCCAAAATCCAACAGGAAAAATATGGAAGCAAAGCGATTGGAATACATTATATGAGTTGATTAAAAACCAAGAAATCTATCTGATTTCAGAAGAAATTTACGATATGTATTGCTATGACGGTGTTGAACATTACAGTTCATTTATCCATCCGGGTCTTAAAGACAGAACATTTTGTATTTTTTCATTTGGAAAGATGTTTCATACTTCGGGATGGAAAGTCAGTTACATGCTTGCATCCAAAGATTTAACATCTTTATTTCAATGTCATCAGCAATATATTTCTTACAGTGCCAATGCTCCGGCGCAATATGCTTTAGCAAGATATCTTGAGGTATTTGATCCTTCTGTCAATAAGGAAATGATGCAGAGAAAAAGGAATATTTTCAATGAACTGATTAAAGATACGCCATTGGAGGTTGAACAACAGGCAGAGGGCAGTGTTTTTCAGATCGTTAATTTCCGGAATATTTCAAAAACAATGACTGATGTCGAGTTCTCAAAATGGCTGACAATCGAAAAAAAAGTAGCCTGTCTTCCACTTTCTGCATTTTATAATGAAAGACAAGATTCAGATTATATCAGGTTCAGTTTTGCCAAAAAAGATGAATTGATTATCCAGGCTTTGGAGCATCTTAGAAAAAATCTTTGA
- a CDS encoding VOC family protein, with the protein MTKHIKSIRPFVGAQDFNISRSFYKDLGFEEIILEPRLSLFKREEIGFYLQDYYTKDWIENTMIFMEVADTDEFWKEILSLDLKDKYENVKFTPIRTMEWGKECFVHDPSGILWHFGEFF; encoded by the coding sequence ATGACAAAACATATTAAATCAATCAGACCGTTTGTTGGAGCTCAGGATTTTAACATAAGCAGAAGCTTTTATAAAGATCTCGGATTTGAAGAGATTATTCTTGAACCCAGACTTTCTCTGTTTAAAAGAGAAGAAATAGGCTTTTATCTTCAGGACTATTATACCAAAGACTGGATCGAAAATACCATGATCTTTATGGAAGTGGCAGATACCGATGAGTTCTGGAAGGAAATATTGTCTTTAGATTTAAAGGATAAATACGAAAATGTAAAATTTACACCCATTCGAACTATGGAATGGGGAAAAGAATGTTTTGTACATGATCCGTCTGGTATTTTGTGGCATTTTGGTGAATTTTTTTAA
- a CDS encoding M28 family metallopeptidase, which translates to MKKLLIPLFSIVLLSSCATAKVSDGNASPPVSTKHDKAFTNAYKAIKAEDLKKNLYVIAADDMEGRDTGSPGQKRAGVYITNYYKNLGISHPKALSSYYQKVPSDFMKKRGGGNLPDSENILAFIEGSEKPEEIVVVSAHYDHVGVKNGVVYNGADDDGSGTVAVMEIAKAFQEAKKAGNGPKRSMLFLHVTGEEHGLFGSEYYSENPVFPLANTVVDLNIDMIGRDDPANRGKQYVYVIGSEMLSSQLKVINEAANKRTNNLELNYKYDDLNDPEQLYYRSDHYNFAKHNIPVAFFFDGIHEDYHKPTDKPDKIDYQLLEKRTQLVFTTAWDIANRAERIVVDKK; encoded by the coding sequence ATGAAAAAACTACTTATACCGCTATTTTCTATTGTTTTGCTTTCCAGTTGTGCAACAGCAAAAGTGTCTGATGGAAATGCATCACCTCCTGTTTCTACAAAACATGACAAGGCCTTTACTAATGCTTATAAAGCCATTAAAGCTGAAGATTTAAAAAAGAACTTGTATGTGATTGCTGCCGATGATATGGAAGGAAGAGATACAGGAAGTCCGGGACAGAAAAGAGCAGGCGTATATATTACCAACTATTATAAAAATCTGGGAATTTCTCATCCCAAGGCTTTAAGTTCTTATTATCAGAAAGTTCCATCTGATTTCATGAAGAAAAGAGGTGGAGGAAATCTTCCCGATTCTGAAAATATTCTGGCTTTTATAGAAGGAAGTGAAAAACCTGAGGAAATTGTAGTCGTATCAGCTCACTATGACCACGTAGGAGTTAAAAATGGTGTGGTTTACAATGGAGCTGATGATGACGGTAGCGGAACTGTGGCCGTAATGGAAATTGCAAAAGCTTTTCAGGAGGCTAAGAAAGCAGGAAACGGACCTAAGCGATCGATGTTGTTTCTCCATGTAACAGGGGAAGAGCATGGTTTGTTCGGATCTGAATATTATTCTGAAAATCCTGTTTTCCCATTGGCAAATACTGTGGTTGACCTAAATATTGACATGATTGGACGTGATGATCCTGCCAACAGAGGAAAGCAGTATGTGTATGTCATTGGTTCTGAAATGTTAAGCTCTCAATTGAAAGTTATTAATGAAGCAGCCAATAAGAGAACCAACAATCTTGAATTGAATTATAAATATGATGATCTTAATGATCCAGAGCAATTGTACTACCGTTCAGATCATTATAATTTTGCCAAGCATAATATTCCGGTTGCCTTTTTCTTTGACGGAATTCATGAAGATTATCACAAGCCGACAGATAAACCGGATAAGATTGATTATCAGCTATTGGAAAAAAGAACGCAACTTGTTTTCACTACAGCCTGGGATATTGCCAACAGAGCAGAAAGGATTGTGGTGGATAAGAAATAA
- a CDS encoding acetyl-CoA C-acyltransferase produces MKDVFIIAAKRTPIGGFMGSLSGFTAPQLGALVIQDSYQGDAVSPDHINSVYMGNVLGAGVGQSPARQAAVFSKIPVDKDATTINKVCASGMKAAMIGAQQIQLGLENIVMTGGMESMSNVPHYAHLRHGKKLGDTTLIDGLIKDGLWDVYHDFHMGSAAELGVKKYGHTRQQLDDYALRSYKRAQEATANNKFSNELISIAVQGKKGDTVITKDEDIDKLIPEKISLLQPAFEADGYLTAANSSNLNDGAAAILMGSEEAVLQHHLKPLAKIIAYADAAQSPEWFTTSPSLAINKVLEQSGLALSDIDYFEINEAYSSVILSNQQILGYDLDKVNVYGGAVALGHPIGASGARILVTLVNVLRQEGGRYGIASICNGGGGASAILIENIK; encoded by the coding sequence ATGAAAGACGTATTTATAATTGCTGCAAAGCGTACTCCAATAGGAGGTTTTATGGGAAGTTTGTCCGGATTTACAGCCCCGCAACTGGGAGCTCTTGTGATACAGGACTCTTATCAGGGCGATGCCGTTTCTCCCGATCATATAAACAGCGTATATATGGGAAATGTTCTTGGAGCTGGAGTAGGGCAGTCACCCGCAAGGCAGGCTGCTGTTTTTTCAAAAATTCCTGTTGATAAAGATGCTACAACGATCAATAAAGTCTGTGCTTCCGGAATGAAAGCCGCAATGATCGGGGCTCAGCAAATCCAGCTTGGTTTAGAAAATATAGTCATGACCGGAGGAATGGAAAGTATGAGTAATGTACCTCACTATGCTCATCTTCGTCACGGAAAGAAACTAGGTGATACAACACTTATTGACGGTTTAATTAAAGACGGTTTATGGGATGTTTATCATGATTTTCATATGGGAAGTGCAGCAGAATTAGGCGTGAAAAAATATGGTCATACAAGACAGCAGCTGGATGATTATGCCTTACGGTCTTACAAAAGAGCTCAGGAGGCAACGGCAAACAACAAATTTAGCAATGAGTTAATTTCTATAGCTGTTCAAGGGAAGAAAGGAGACACTGTAATCACTAAAGACGAAGATATTGATAAACTTATTCCTGAGAAAATTTCATTATTACAACCTGCTTTTGAAGCTGACGGTTATTTAACTGCTGCCAATTCAAGTAATTTGAATGATGGTGCGGCAGCAATATTAATGGGATCGGAAGAAGCGGTATTGCAACATCACCTTAAGCCTCTGGCTAAAATTATTGCATATGCAGACGCAGCACAATCACCGGAATGGTTTACCACTTCTCCTTCTCTTGCCATCAACAAAGTTCTGGAACAATCGGGGCTGGCATTATCAGATATCGATTATTTTGAAATTAATGAAGCGTATTCTTCTGTCATTTTATCCAACCAGCAGATTTTAGGATATGATCTTGATAAAGTGAATGTCTATGGAGGTGCGGTAGCTTTAGGACATCCGATCGGGGCTTCAGGAGCAAGGATTTTAGTAACGCTGGTTAATGTGTTGCGTCAGGAAGGAGGGCGGTATGGTATTGCGTCTATTTGTAATGGTGGTGGAGGTGCTTCTGCCATTCTTATCGAAAATATAAAGTAA
- a CDS encoding endonuclease V yields MIYAFDTYYYEDYANTVCIAFENWMSEKEVEVFTEQTPVSSEYESGAFYKRELPCILSLLNKIVLKKGDVIIVDGYVTLDNDGKIGLGGHLYKALDEQYAIVGIAKNGFATPDSQRRDVHRGESKTPLYLTAKGIDVDEVQEMLKQMHGEYRIPTLLKKLDQLSRS; encoded by the coding sequence ATGATTTACGCATTTGATACCTACTATTATGAGGACTATGCCAATACGGTTTGCATTGCATTCGAAAACTGGATGTCTGAAAAAGAAGTAGAAGTTTTTACCGAACAGACTCCGGTAAGTTCAGAGTACGAAAGTGGCGCTTTTTATAAAAGAGAATTGCCGTGTATCCTGAGTTTATTGAATAAAATAGTTTTAAAAAAAGGCGATGTCATTATTGTTGATGGTTACGTTACCCTTGATAATGATGGGAAAATTGGCTTAGGCGGTCATCTGTATAAAGCTTTAGACGAACAATATGCAATTGTAGGAATTGCAAAGAACGGATTTGCTACACCCGACTCTCAAAGAAGAGATGTACATCGTGGGGAAAGTAAAACACCACTATATTTAACAGCCAAAGGAATTGATGTGGATGAAGTGCAGGAGATGCTAAAGCAGATGCACGGAGAATATAGAATTCCTACCTTATTAAAGAAACTTGATCAGCTAAGCAGATCATAA